A part of Cottoperca gobio chromosome 4, fCotGob3.1, whole genome shotgun sequence genomic DNA contains:
- the LOC115007422 gene encoding amyloid-beta A4 precursor protein-binding family A member 3 gives MDSDVCSTDQSDSATLPVDEAVEVSRRSVAAPPGSEVDSYNLIEPPPLDWRSDSSSEAGSADDLDDPGFPPSVDSLDKASPAEPVLLPLSDIVAALDPNLQELVGNIAQPVQDFQVELKEEDEAIEEEEVRVEDLEDVGGYHEEECDVENRVSEEEVEVANRRSGDEDHSRIHTLLSQLQLMGEEPHPSCRTPPHLTQHQYTSQSELEACSPSLIADDSTESTGLLFSESHQRDLLGLLQFTEISATSSPTSLPYRGDVDAVVSVSYSQEDGQKFWGHYGNGQQQLHREDSLPDDEYPEPVWMKLGEEPPEEEEAAAESEQSADHPSYKDVPGPCDPEDLLDGVIFGAKYLGSTQIKSEKNPSTNARMTQAQEAVDRIKAPEGESQPMTEVDLFISTQRIKVLTADTQEAMMDHALQMISYIADIGKIVVLMARRKRKAQEGDPASNSSSSAASGQKKCLMICHVFFSDDAQVIAQAIGQAFGVAYQQFLQVSGIKASDLRPGQYSDYLESQELYNGDLAHFSDSQNIRDVAITKASGEILGLAVVESGWGSILPTVVVANLLHGGAAERCGELSIGDRIMSVNSTSMVGLPITTCQNIIRDLKSQKFVKLSIVHCPPVTMAIIRRPDPKFQLGFSVEDGIICSLMRGGIAERGGIRVGHRIIEINGQSVVATPHDKIIQILTNAVGEIHLKTMPASTYRLLTGQEQPVFL, from the exons ATGGACTCAGACGTCTGCTCCACTGATCAGTCAGATTCTGCCACTCTTCCTGTTGATGAAGCCGTTGAGGTCAGCAGACGGTCTGTTGCAGCTCCTCCAGGTTCAGAGGTGGACTCCTACAACCTTATTGAGCCTCCTCCATTAGACTGGAGGTCCGACTCCTCCAGTGAGGCGGGCTCAGCAGATGACCTGGACGACCCTGGCTTCCCTCCTTCTGTTGACAGTCTGGACAAGGCCAGTCCTGCTGAGCCAGTATTACTACCTTTGAGTGACATTGTGGCTGCGCTCGACCCGAACCTACAGGAGCTTGTGGGAAATATTGCACAGCCAGTCCAGGATTTTCAGGTTGAATTGAAAGAAGAGGATGAAGCaattgaagaagaagaggtgagGGTTGAGGACTTGGAGGATGTTGGGGGATACCATGAGGAGGAATGTGATGTGGAGAATAGGGTGagtgaagaggaggtggaggtcgCTAACAGGAGATCAGGTGATGAAGACCACAGCCGCATCCACACCCTGCTCAGCCAGCTCCAGCTGATGGGGGAAGAGCCTCATCCCAGCTGCCGGACACCCCCTCACCTCACCCAGCATCAGTACACCAGCCAGTCTGAGCTGGAGGCGTGTTCTCCCTCCTTAATAGCAGACGACAGTACTGAATCCACCGGGCTGCTGTTCTCTGAAAGCCACCAGAGAGACCTGCTGGGGCTTCTGCAGTTCACAGAGATCAGCGCTACATCCAGTCCCACCTCTCTGCCCTACAGAGGAGACGTGGACGCTGTAGTATCAGTTTCTTACAGCCAGGAAGACGGTCAAAAGTTCTGGGGGCATTATGGGAACGGTCAACAGCAGCTACACAGGGAGGACTCCCTGCCTGATGATGAGTATCCTGAGCCTGTGTGGATGAAGCTGGGCGAGGAGCCTccggaggaagaggaagctgctgcagagagcGAGCAG AGTGCTGATCATCCTTCATATAAAGATG tgCCCGGTCCGTGTGACCCTGAAGACTTGTTGGATGGAGTGATATTTGGTGCCAAGTACCTGGGATCTACTCAGATCAAATCAGAGAAGAACCCGTCTACAAACGCCCGGATGACGCAGGCTCAGGAGGCTGTGGACCGCATTAAG gctcCAGAGGGAGAGTCCCAGCCAATGACAGAGGTGGATCTGTTCATCTCAACCCAGCGAATCAAAGTTCTCACTGCTGACACTCAG GAAGCCATGATGGATCACGCTCTGCAGATGATCTCTTACATTGCAGACATTGGTAAAATTGTCGTTCTGATGGCACGAAGGAAACGTAAAGCACAGGAAGGTGACCCAGCCTCTAACTCTTCCTCTTCAGCCGCCTCTGGTCAGAAGAAGTGCTTAATGATCTGCCACGTCTTCTTCTCTGACGAT gCTCAGGTTATCGCCCAGGCTATCGGTCAGGCTTTTGGAGTGGCGTACCAGCAGTTTCTTCAGGTCAGCGGCATCAAGGCCAGCGATCTGAGGCCTGGCCAGTACAGTGACTACCTGGAAAGTCAGGAGCTCTATAACGGAGACCTAGCCCACTTCTCGGACTCTCAGAACATCCGAGAC GTAGCCATCACCAAGGCTTCCGGAGAGATTTTGGGTCTGGCGGTGGTGGAGTCAGGCTGGGGCTCCATCCTGCCCACAGTGGTGGTGGCCAACCTCCTTCATGGAGGAGCTGCTGAGCGCTGCGGTGAGCTCAGCATAGGGGACCGCATCATGTCTGTCAACAGCACCAGCATGGTGGGTCTGCCTATCACCACCTGCCAGAACATCATCCGG GACTTAAAAAGCCAAAAGTTTGTGAAGCTCAGCATTGTCCACTGCCCGCCAGTCACCATGGCGATTATTAGGAGGCCAGATCCCAAGTTTCAGCTGGGGTTCAGTGTGGAGGATGGCATT ATCTGCAGTCTGATGCGGGGCGGTAtagcagagagaggaggcatTCGCGTCGGACATCGCATCATTGAAATCAACGGGCAGAGTGTCGTCGCCACTCCGCACGACAAGATCATCCAGATCCTGACCAATGCTGTCGGAGAG ATTCACTTGAAGACCATGCCAGCCTCAACATACCGACTCTTAACAGGACAAGAGCAGCCCGTGTTTCTTTGA
- the pex11g gene encoding peroxisomal membrane protein 11C: protein MQPSVESLVRLLESYRGRDKVIRTACYGSQLVGGVLSQKAEMDVSSHRLGKRLLLFSAQLSHCRTVLRLFDDLSMLAYSQSYGFGGREEDAGVRLLSVLTNVADQIYYPCEHIAWAADAKLIKTKSDNWWLFSTVLWGTSLLLGILRSLRVLLLLKKRLKKCERDGGGNSSRSQLRRQMRGEVLSILSSTVDLSNAIHWMPPGFLWAGRFPNWLVGLMGTISSLIGFIQMNAGDSDKTDST from the exons atgcagccGTCTGTGGAGTCTCTGGTCCGACTTCTGGAGTCATACAGAGGAAGAGATAAAGTT ATCCGAACCGCCTGTTATGGCTCGCAGCTTGTTGGAGGAGTACTGTCCCAGAAGGCAGAAATGGACGTTTCATCCCACCGGCTGGGGAAACgtctgctgctgttttctgcTCAGCTCAGCCACTGCCGGACGGTGCTGAGGCTGTTTGATGATCTGTCCATGTTGGCGTACTCTCAGAGCTACGGGTTTGGAGGCAGG GAGGAGGATGCAGGCGTGCGCTTGCTATCGGTGCTGACCAACGTGGCCGACCAGATCTACTACCCCTGTGAACACATCGCGTGGGCTGCTGATGCTAAGCTCATCAAAACGAAGTCTGATAATTGGTGGTTGTTCAGCACGGTGCTGTGGGGAACCTCGCTGCTGCTGGGAATACTCAG ATCACTCCGAGTTTTGCTGCTACTGAAGAAGAGGTTGAAGAAATGTGAGAGGGATGGAGGTGGCAACAGCAG tCGCTCTCAGCTTCGCAGACAGATGCGAGGGGAGGTTCTCTCCATCCTCAGCAGCACGGTTGACCTCAGTAATGCCATTCATTGGATGCCGCCCGGCTTCCTGTGGGCAGGACGATTCCCCAACTGGCTGGTGGGGCTGATGGGCACCATCTCGTCTCTGATTGGTTTTATCCAGATGAACGCCGGAGACAGCgacaagacagacagtacaTAG
- the LOC115007541 gene encoding FYN-binding protein 1 isoform X1, which translates to MGESVDVKALRARFINKASTSDTSSRDSGSPKSPRPGFGRLILPLSEDNLTHHRLSPAVPPPPIVSPGPVRFPRAEPMASSRPPFPRPPPNPGVRASIQPVDVSKVKLKGEMLQNMMLRHQRPTCIKPSPAQACTSTPPPLKQQPRQRSTGDVIPLRRPLPPEGPLPLKPKRPPTVTLESFLRFNQGPALPGPRKSDDSPSSAGRKMSLPVSFSPPKLPQRSNKPSRLPHQMASMDIEDKQDDYDDIASFEKNESWSDNSSQCIDGDSDEVYEFIDEDQVDLNRSNAEKQNKKEAKRQQAQEKKDQMARQRKENDLRKNFQLQGEVEVLHTARVRHDWHGGGKLDLSVQQGDSVEILRVKNNPTGKWLAQSLNGNYGYISNTCVDVDYEAVKRKLIQSRKIDTSPLLPPPPDPPLMLNVDTNSSMLQNDDDYDDVQPLPEDFPPPPIEISINPKAGKELRKRFKYEGPLRVLHTMMVDPNSVIKKPGGKDLHVTPGEVVDIIQLTNNKKALCCNHLGKYGYVSRALLLPMEGDIYDDVDYVCDVYDNDSLH; encoded by the exons ATG GGGGAGAGCGTTGATGTCAAGGCTCTGAGGGCCAGGTTCATCAACAAGGCCAGCACCTCGGAcaccagcagcagagacagcgGCTCCCCAAAATCTCCCCGACCTGGGTTTGGGAGACTGATCCTGCCACTGTCAGAGGACAATTTGACGCATCACAGACTGTCTCCTGcagttcctcctcctccaataGTTAGCCCAGGCCCGGTGAGGTTCCCGAGGGCAGAACCGATGGCATCATCCAGACCTCCCTTCCCTCGACCGCCTCCCAATCCAGGAGTCAGAGCATCCATCCAGCCGGTAGACGTCAGCAAGGTCAAGCTGAAGGGGGAGATGCTACAGAACATGATGCTGAGGCACCAGAGGCCTACATGCATCAAGCCATCCCCGGCTCAAGCATGTACCTCCACGCCTCCACCACTCAAACAGCAGCCCCGACAGAGGAGCACAGGGGACGTGATCCCGCTGAGGCGGCCACTGCCTCCTGAAGGACCCCTGCCTTTGAAACCCAAAAGGCCTCCCACTGTCACCCTTGAGTCCTTTCTGAGGTTCAACCAAGGACCTGCGCTTCCTGGTCCGAGAAAGAGTGATG ACTCCCCCAGCTCAGCAGGCAGAAAGATGTCTTTACCTGTATCCTTTAGTCCTCCAAAACTGCCACAGCGATCCAACAAACCCAGCAGGCTGCCTCACCAAATGGCCTCCAT GGACATTGAGGATAAACAGGACGATTACGATGACATTGCAAGCTTTGAGAAGAACG AGTCTTGGAGCGACAACAGTTCACAGTGTATAGACGGG GACAGTGATGAAGTGTATGAGTTTATTGATGA GGATCAGGTGGACCTAAACCGGTCAAACgctgaaaagcaaaacaaaaaagaagcaaagaggCAACAGGCGCAGGAGAAGAAAGATCAGATGGCGcgtcagagaaaagaaaatgatttgaGGAAGAACTTTCAG TTGCAAGGGGAGGTGGAAGTTCTTCATACAGCCAGAGTCCGGCATGACTGGCATGGAGGAGGAAAACTGGACCTCAGCGTACAACAAGGAGACAGCGTGGAGATCCTCAGAGTGAAGAATAACCCCACAGGCAAATGGTTGGCTCAGTCTCTCAACGGAAACT ATGGATACATCAGTAACACATGTGTAGATGTTGACTATGAAGCTGTGAAGCGTAAATTGATCCAGTCCAGAAAAATAGACACATCACCGTTGCTTCCACCACCTCCAGACCCCCCACTGATGTTAAATGTGGATACCAATAGCAG CATGCTTCAAAATGATG ATGACTATGATGACGTTCAACCACTCCCTGAGGATTTCCCCCCACCACCGATTGAAATCAG CATAAATCCCAAAGCGGGGAAGGAGCTAAGAAAAAGATTTAAG TATGAAGGGCCTCTCAGGGTGCTGCACACCATGATGGTGGATCCTAATAGTGTCATAAAGAAGCCAGGAGGGAAGGATCTGCATGTGACTCCAGGAGAAGTAGTGGACATCATCCAGCTCACAAACAACAAGAAGGCTCTGTGTTGCAATCATCTTGGAAAAT ATGGTTATGTATCCAGAGCTCTTCTTCTTCCAAT GGAAGGAGACATTTATGACGATGTTGACTACGTATGTG acGTCTACGACAACGACTCTCTACACTGA
- the LOC115007541 gene encoding FYN-binding protein 1 isoform X2 yields the protein MGESVDVKALRARFINKASTSDTSSRDSGSPKSPRPGFGRLILPLSEDNLTHHRLSPAVPPPPIVSPGPVRFPRAEPMASSRPPFPRPPPNPGVRASIQPVDVSKVKLKGEMLQNMMLRHQRPTCIKPSPAQACTSTPPPLKQQPRQRSTGDVIPLRRPLPPEGPLPLKPKRPPTVTLESFLRFNQGPALPGPRKSDDSPSSAGRKMSLPVSFSPPKLPQRSNKPSRLPHQMASMDIEDKQDDYDDIASFEKNESWSDNSSQCIDGDSDEVYEFIDEDQVDLNRSNAEKQNKKEAKRQQAQEKKDQMARQRKENDLRKNFQLQGEVEVLHTARVRHDWHGGGKLDLSVQQGDSVEILRVKNNPTGKWLAQSLNGNYGYISNTCVDVDYEAVKRKLIQSRKIDTSPLLPPPPDPPLMLNVDTNSSMLQNDDDYDDVQPLPEDFPPPPIEISINPKAGKELRKRFKYEGPLRVLHTMMVDPNSVIKKPGGKDLHVTPGEVVDIIQLTNNKKALCCNHLGKCRWLCIQSSSSSNGRRHL from the exons ATG GGGGAGAGCGTTGATGTCAAGGCTCTGAGGGCCAGGTTCATCAACAAGGCCAGCACCTCGGAcaccagcagcagagacagcgGCTCCCCAAAATCTCCCCGACCTGGGTTTGGGAGACTGATCCTGCCACTGTCAGAGGACAATTTGACGCATCACAGACTGTCTCCTGcagttcctcctcctccaataGTTAGCCCAGGCCCGGTGAGGTTCCCGAGGGCAGAACCGATGGCATCATCCAGACCTCCCTTCCCTCGACCGCCTCCCAATCCAGGAGTCAGAGCATCCATCCAGCCGGTAGACGTCAGCAAGGTCAAGCTGAAGGGGGAGATGCTACAGAACATGATGCTGAGGCACCAGAGGCCTACATGCATCAAGCCATCCCCGGCTCAAGCATGTACCTCCACGCCTCCACCACTCAAACAGCAGCCCCGACAGAGGAGCACAGGGGACGTGATCCCGCTGAGGCGGCCACTGCCTCCTGAAGGACCCCTGCCTTTGAAACCCAAAAGGCCTCCCACTGTCACCCTTGAGTCCTTTCTGAGGTTCAACCAAGGACCTGCGCTTCCTGGTCCGAGAAAGAGTGATG ACTCCCCCAGCTCAGCAGGCAGAAAGATGTCTTTACCTGTATCCTTTAGTCCTCCAAAACTGCCACAGCGATCCAACAAACCCAGCAGGCTGCCTCACCAAATGGCCTCCAT GGACATTGAGGATAAACAGGACGATTACGATGACATTGCAAGCTTTGAGAAGAACG AGTCTTGGAGCGACAACAGTTCACAGTGTATAGACGGG GACAGTGATGAAGTGTATGAGTTTATTGATGA GGATCAGGTGGACCTAAACCGGTCAAACgctgaaaagcaaaacaaaaaagaagcaaagaggCAACAGGCGCAGGAGAAGAAAGATCAGATGGCGcgtcagagaaaagaaaatgatttgaGGAAGAACTTTCAG TTGCAAGGGGAGGTGGAAGTTCTTCATACAGCCAGAGTCCGGCATGACTGGCATGGAGGAGGAAAACTGGACCTCAGCGTACAACAAGGAGACAGCGTGGAGATCCTCAGAGTGAAGAATAACCCCACAGGCAAATGGTTGGCTCAGTCTCTCAACGGAAACT ATGGATACATCAGTAACACATGTGTAGATGTTGACTATGAAGCTGTGAAGCGTAAATTGATCCAGTCCAGAAAAATAGACACATCACCGTTGCTTCCACCACCTCCAGACCCCCCACTGATGTTAAATGTGGATACCAATAGCAG CATGCTTCAAAATGATG ATGACTATGATGACGTTCAACCACTCCCTGAGGATTTCCCCCCACCACCGATTGAAATCAG CATAAATCCCAAAGCGGGGAAGGAGCTAAGAAAAAGATTTAAG TATGAAGGGCCTCTCAGGGTGCTGCACACCATGATGGTGGATCCTAATAGTGTCATAAAGAAGCCAGGAGGGAAGGATCTGCATGTGACTCCAGGAGAAGTAGTGGACATCATCCAGCTCACAAACAACAAGAAGGCTCTGTGTTGCAATCATCTTGGAAAATGTAG ATGGTTATGTATCCAGAGCTCTTCTTCTTCCAAT GGAAGGAGACATTTATGA